A DNA window from Niabella yanshanensis contains the following coding sequences:
- a CDS encoding glycoside hydrolase family 97 protein: MKIFFVPASENNRYTMKHAGWIYSFIKFKRLLDAACIFHARRMVRVVVLSIAIILTTSITGHSTEQRLTLESPSGSLIVQVIKNEQGAFYTVLKDAQPLIHNSDLGLSIAGLPLINPKALPELIETGDVQVSLNLLKNNYRERAISYKRYQVRLGKAIIEFAVFDNGCAFRYHLPKGQLYITGEQTSFVLEGNRPVWFFERANNWKLKSYAGLWQQTRLDSLDKISPTGPVQGKPLIVQLPGPQYLFITEAALYNYSGMRLRARKNSLLVDFTEGEAGFYVNSPAGSFTPWRVIGWAADLDGLANQCVVAALNPAPDKKLFKNTNYIKPGKSAWSWISRDENYLDPANEKKIIDAAAQLHYDYTLIDDGWEQAWVNKWEVLNDLVAYGKKNNIQLWVWKDSKFLRDSVYRNAFLDTLSRLGVAGIKIDFMNSEAKELIDFEINFLKAAARKNLMVNFHGCHASTGEFRTFPNEMTREGVRGVELNIMNEPIPAWHNTALPFTRFMVGPADYTPGFFSNKGPTTLTHQLALLYLLESPFQCIAENPVKLVNDPLYKAIVPFIRDLPATWDSSIVLSQSQIGGCAVIAKRSGNDWYVAAINGQDKELVIDPDLSFIKQLSKYKATHITDKDNRFSVAAIPSADLTSLSLKLAPHGGWLLRLTGNAATRSSRRDSLIKSKSLNP; this comes from the coding sequence ATGAAAATTTTTTTTGTACCGGCATCGGAAAACAACAGGTATACAATGAAACATGCAGGCTGGATATATAGTTTTATAAAATTCAAGCGTTTGTTAGACGCTGCCTGTATATTTCATGCCCGTCGTATGGTGCGTGTCGTCGTCTTAAGCATTGCTATAATACTTACCACATCAATTACCGGCCACAGTACAGAGCAACGATTAACACTTGAAAGCCCTTCCGGCTCTTTAATAGTGCAGGTAATTAAAAATGAACAAGGCGCTTTTTATACGGTATTGAAAGATGCTCAGCCGCTGATACATAATTCTGATTTAGGCCTGAGCATTGCTGGCCTTCCTTTGATAAATCCCAAAGCTTTACCAGAGCTTATTGAAACCGGCGATGTGCAGGTATCTTTAAACCTTCTTAAAAATAATTATAGAGAACGGGCTATCTCCTACAAAAGATACCAGGTAAGGTTGGGGAAAGCAATCATTGAGTTTGCTGTATTTGACAACGGTTGTGCTTTTCGTTATCATTTACCGAAGGGACAGCTTTATATTACAGGCGAACAAACCAGTTTTGTTTTGGAAGGTAACCGCCCCGTTTGGTTTTTTGAACGTGCCAATAACTGGAAGTTGAAATCCTATGCAGGTTTATGGCAACAAACCCGTTTGGATAGCCTTGATAAAATTTCTCCGACCGGTCCGGTTCAGGGTAAGCCATTGATTGTACAATTACCTGGCCCGCAATACCTGTTTATAACGGAGGCTGCATTATACAACTACAGCGGCATGCGACTCAGGGCCAGGAAAAACAGTCTCCTGGTTGACTTTACAGAGGGTGAAGCCGGTTTTTATGTAAACAGTCCGGCCGGATCTTTCACGCCCTGGAGGGTGATTGGCTGGGCGGCCGACCTGGACGGATTAGCCAACCAGTGTGTCGTGGCTGCCTTAAATCCTGCACCGGATAAAAAGCTATTTAAAAATACTAATTATATCAAACCGGGAAAGAGCGCCTGGAGCTGGATTAGCCGCGATGAAAATTACCTGGATCCCGCAAATGAAAAAAAGATCATAGATGCAGCTGCTCAACTTCATTATGATTATACATTAATTGATGACGGATGGGAACAGGCCTGGGTAAACAAATGGGAAGTATTGAATGATCTGGTGGCGTATGGTAAAAAGAACAATATTCAATTGTGGGTTTGGAAGGATTCAAAATTTCTCAGAGATTCCGTTTACCGGAATGCCTTCCTGGATACATTAAGTCGCCTGGGTGTGGCGGGCATCAAAATAGATTTTATGAACAGTGAAGCAAAGGAGCTTATTGATTTTGAAATTAATTTCCTGAAGGCAGCAGCGCGTAAAAATCTGATGGTCAACTTTCACGGTTGCCATGCGTCCACCGGTGAGTTCCGGACTTTTCCTAATGAAATGACTAGAGAAGGCGTGAGGGGGGTGGAGTTGAATATAATGAATGAGCCTATTCCCGCGTGGCATAATACAGCCCTGCCTTTTACAAGGTTTATGGTGGGACCGGCTGACTATACGCCAGGTTTCTTCAGCAATAAGGGACCTACAACCCTGACTCATCAGCTGGCACTTTTGTATTTGCTGGAGTCACCTTTTCAATGTATAGCTGAAAATCCCGTCAAACTGGTAAATGATCCGTTGTATAAAGCCATCGTTCCCTTTATCCGTGATCTTCCTGCCACCTGGGATAGTAGTATTGTGCTTTCGCAAAGCCAGATTGGTGGCTGTGCTGTCATTGCAAAGAGAAGTGGTAATGATTGGTACGTAGCGGCAATCAATGGGCAGGATAAGGAACTGGTTATTGATCCTGACCTTTCTTTTATAAAGCAATTGTCGAAGTATAAAGCTACTCATATAACCGACAAGGATAATCGCTTTAGTGTTGCTGCTATCCCTTCTGCAGATCTAACATCTTTGTCATTGAAGCTGGCACCCCATGGTGGTTGGTTATTGCGGCTAACAGGTAATGCTGCAACCAGGTCATCGCGTCGTGACAGCTTGATCAAAAGTAAATCTTTAAATCCTTAG
- a CDS encoding SGNH/GDSL hydrolase family protein, giving the protein MKANKFCLYVFVMMSLLLPAVVVCQSGMDKDRIAASQAGASPVYFDVPESGITSIQPGNYENSMECRVRLGIPGFFEKAKKGQDLVVAFVGGSITQANFGYRLQTAHYLKQHFPGSHFKWINAGVSGTGTELGAFRIGEQVLQYNPDLIFIEFAVNGAYPDGIEGMIRQTIRQHPGTEVCLLYTILTGQTVFYQKNELPANIKGLERVADYYGLPSVQLGMEAASLEAAGKLIWKTAGVQYPDKMMFSEDGIHPTIAGGNLYAAAIARSLLKMESQQQKRKQELPAPLITADWDEATMVIPGHIAENNKGWQAIDTDLNSNLKKFKGWFSEVYAASQPGASFSFRFKGDMVGVFDIGGPEAGQLEWIIDGKPVQLTRQKQGSFIYYQAEVAEAASATALNRFNAYCNNRYRGQFDIVRLVKGTHDVKVYVSSQKSDKLKILSPDQRADIEAYPEKYDQSVIYLGRILIRGTMLK; this is encoded by the coding sequence ATGAAAGCGAATAAATTCTGCTTATATGTTTTTGTAATGATGAGCCTGTTACTGCCGGCTGTGGTGGTGTGTCAGTCGGGTATGGATAAGGACAGGATAGCAGCTTCACAGGCTGGAGCTTCGCCGGTTTATTTTGATGTTCCTGAATCGGGCATTACTTCGATACAGCCAGGTAATTACGAAAATAGCATGGAATGCCGGGTGCGTTTGGGCATCCCCGGTTTTTTCGAAAAAGCTAAAAAAGGACAGGATCTTGTAGTGGCTTTTGTAGGTGGAAGTATTACCCAGGCGAATTTTGGTTACCGGCTACAGACCGCTCATTATTTAAAGCAGCATTTTCCAGGTTCCCATTTTAAATGGATCAACGCAGGTGTTTCCGGTACGGGTACAGAGCTGGGGGCTTTTAGAATTGGCGAACAGGTATTGCAATATAATCCCGATCTTATTTTTATTGAGTTTGCTGTAAACGGAGCGTATCCCGATGGAATAGAAGGAATGATCCGTCAAACGATCAGGCAGCATCCTGGAACAGAGGTTTGCCTGCTTTATACAATTTTGACGGGGCAAACTGTATTTTATCAGAAGAATGAACTGCCTGCAAATATTAAAGGATTGGAGCGTGTGGCGGATTATTATGGGCTTCCCTCTGTTCAGTTAGGCATGGAAGCAGCAAGTCTGGAAGCGGCCGGTAAACTGATTTGGAAAACCGCGGGAGTGCAATACCCGGATAAAATGATGTTCTCCGAAGATGGCATTCACCCTACAATTGCCGGCGGTAATCTTTATGCTGCAGCTATAGCACGTTCTCTGTTGAAGATGGAGTCGCAGCAACAGAAAAGGAAACAGGAATTGCCGGCGCCTTTAATTACTGCGGACTGGGATGAGGCTACCATGGTAATACCCGGTCATATTGCTGAGAATAATAAGGGATGGCAAGCCATTGATACTGATCTAAACTCCAACCTTAAAAAATTCAAAGGGTGGTTTAGTGAAGTCTATGCTGCATCTCAGCCTGGCGCTTCATTTAGCTTCCGTTTTAAAGGAGATATGGTTGGCGTTTTTGATATCGGCGGCCCCGAAGCAGGACAGCTCGAATGGATCATTGATGGCAAGCCGGTGCAGCTAACCAGACAGAAACAGGGGAGTTTTATTTATTATCAGGCTGAAGTGGCAGAAGCCGCGAGTGCTACAGCTTTAAACCGCTTCAATGCTTATTGCAATAACCGATATCGCGGGCAGTTCGATATCGTTAGGTTGGTGAAGGGGACACACGATGTGAAAGTTTATGTGTCTTCACAAAAATCTGATAAACTAAAAATATTATCACCAGATCAAAGAGCCGACATTGAAGCTTACCCGGAAAAATATGATCAATCGGTCATTTACCTGGGACGCATTTTAATCAGGGGAACAATGCTTAAATAA
- a CDS encoding glycoside hydrolase family protein, with the protein MSLYIFVAVVLLSIPGIGGYSQSLKAPKLESRGLRMNWVYTNEGYRLQQLQVNGQQQWRSLSGVSGQYTILYSRNQPGMDAQVIKDEKGGEVLFPEPEYRYIIPTWKANTSAVSLNKEGNAVSFYPQQCRAVGNTLVFSQNTDVADVEATWKPDPVHAHDLRVTIRLTARAAGYYSIATPALTVNDKKQFDWAVIPGIFQGKTINNNFVDAYAYGHGIPDVPVVVRERTAAALTSILTNKEGVTIAVTAEPGTARHPWLSDKSTQSDWLLGLSLVNRNQQLTPTLYHPVLGQQKSFLNKGESISFNFRFTIEDKNWYPVYQHVVNDVYRFDQLLHLKQTNLSLSQRMEQLLGYVKNDSTSRWRTFDYKGSIIGAQEYLGGVHESEKDAVKNADYGAMWMLGTITGDSVLQHTRLPQALNFKLAQQHTADDFFKGAAAGQYYLYRSKRFTEEWGAYTEPIATTYYMMLDIGNVLLFEPGHQKLKTELRLAADWLLAKMKPEGFWEVAYNNGTQKPMFTDQKDYRPTFYGLLVAYKLLGDKKYLDAALRSADWFIKNAVEPGYFLGVCGDARFAPDFATAQSAQALLDLYDMTRQVRFKQAAITTARYYTTSIYSHPIPDRSTKKNGARTLEDWQISQVGLSFEHGGTLGSANPSGPILLASHAGMFVRFFELTRDSLFLKMARTAALAKDAFVDPATGVASYYWSAMNRGAGPFPHHAWWQVGWITDYLMSELSLRSGGRIAFPSGFVTPKVGPHKTFGFDAGKIFGEPARLVLMDQLVSFDNPNIDYLCALDLETKKFYLFVLNNDDDAQQSTLQINPSRFMAGHRLQLESINCLSANGKRIPFSWGDQVNINPYGLQVYSFRFD; encoded by the coding sequence TTGAGCTTGTATATTTTTGTGGCAGTGGTATTGTTATCGATACCTGGTATCGGCGGGTATAGCCAGTCGTTAAAAGCGCCTAAGCTGGAAAGTCGTGGATTACGCATGAACTGGGTATACACTAACGAGGGCTACCGGTTACAGCAGCTGCAGGTAAACGGGCAGCAGCAATGGCGTTCCCTGTCGGGAGTATCAGGGCAATATACCATACTTTACAGCAGGAACCAGCCCGGAATGGACGCCCAGGTGATTAAAGACGAAAAAGGAGGGGAGGTTTTGTTTCCTGAGCCGGAATATCGCTATATAATTCCAACCTGGAAGGCCAATACCTCAGCGGTCTCATTAAACAAAGAAGGAAATGCAGTTTCTTTCTATCCCCAACAATGCAGGGCGGTAGGGAATACGCTTGTATTTTCTCAGAACACGGATGTAGCGGATGTAGAAGCTACCTGGAAACCGGATCCTGTTCATGCGCATGATCTCAGGGTTACGATCAGGTTAACCGCCAGGGCTGCGGGCTACTATTCAATAGCTACGCCGGCTTTAACAGTAAACGATAAAAAACAATTTGACTGGGCCGTTATACCCGGTATTTTCCAGGGCAAAACAATTAATAATAACTTTGTAGATGCTTATGCCTATGGTCACGGTATCCCCGATGTTCCTGTAGTTGTAAGAGAAAGAACCGCTGCGGCACTTACTTCCATTTTAACCAACAAAGAAGGTGTTACGATAGCAGTGACAGCAGAACCGGGTACGGCCAGGCATCCCTGGTTGTCAGACAAATCTACCCAGTCTGATTGGTTATTGGGCTTATCTCTGGTCAATCGTAATCAACAATTAACACCTACCTTGTATCATCCTGTGCTGGGGCAACAAAAATCGTTCTTAAACAAAGGAGAGTCTATATCGTTCAATTTCAGGTTTACTATTGAAGATAAAAACTGGTATCCCGTTTACCAGCACGTAGTAAATGATGTGTATCGTTTTGATCAACTATTGCATTTAAAGCAAACGAATTTGTCCTTATCGCAAAGAATGGAACAGTTGCTGGGTTATGTAAAAAATGACAGCACTTCCCGGTGGCGCACATTTGACTATAAGGGGAGTATTATTGGCGCCCAGGAATATCTGGGAGGCGTTCATGAATCTGAAAAGGATGCCGTAAAAAATGCTGACTATGGTGCGATGTGGATGCTGGGAACCATAACAGGCGATTCGGTACTACAACATACCCGCTTACCCCAGGCGCTGAATTTTAAACTGGCGCAACAACATACGGCAGATGACTTTTTTAAAGGGGCTGCTGCAGGACAGTATTACCTGTACCGGTCTAAACGGTTTACAGAGGAATGGGGAGCTTATACGGAGCCCATCGCTACCACTTATTATATGATGCTCGATATCGGGAATGTTTTATTGTTTGAGCCAGGGCATCAAAAACTAAAGACCGAACTCAGGCTGGCTGCCGACTGGCTGCTTGCAAAGATGAAGCCGGAAGGATTTTGGGAAGTAGCTTATAACAATGGTACTCAAAAGCCGATGTTCACAGATCAAAAAGATTACCGGCCTACATTTTATGGCTTACTGGTTGCCTACAAACTACTGGGCGATAAAAAATACCTGGATGCTGCATTGCGATCAGCTGACTGGTTTATAAAGAACGCGGTGGAGCCCGGTTACTTCTTAGGCGTTTGTGGCGATGCCAGGTTTGCTCCTGATTTTGCAACTGCCCAAAGCGCCCAGGCTTTGCTGGATCTGTATGATATGACCAGGCAGGTTCGGTTTAAGCAAGCGGCCATCACTACCGCAAGGTATTATACTACATCCATATATTCTCACCCTATTCCGGATCGCAGCACTAAGAAGAATGGTGCGCGAACATTAGAGGATTGGCAGATCAGCCAGGTAGGTTTAAGCTTTGAACATGGGGGCACTTTAGGTTCAGCCAATCCCAGCGGACCTATACTATTAGCCAGCCACGCAGGTATGTTTGTTCGTTTTTTTGAGTTGACCCGAGATTCTCTTTTTCTTAAAATGGCCCGTACCGCGGCGTTAGCTAAAGATGCTTTTGTTGATCCTGCTACGGGTGTGGCTTCCTATTACTGGAGCGCTATGAACAGAGGAGCGGGACCTTTTCCACACCATGCCTGGTGGCAGGTAGGCTGGATAACAGATTACCTGATGTCTGAGTTATCATTGAGGTCGGGGGGGCGTATCGCATTTCCCTCGGGCTTTGTAACACCTAAAGTAGGTCCTCATAAAACTTTTGGATTTGATGCCGGTAAGATATTCGGTGAGCCAGCCCGGCTGGTATTGATGGATCAGCTCGTATCGTTTGATAACCCCAATATTGATTACCTCTGCGCACTCGACCTGGAAACAAAAAAGTTTTACCTGTTTGTATTGAATAATGATGATGACGCGCAACAGTCCACTTTGCAGATCAATCCATCACGTTTTATGGCAGGACATCGTTTGCAATTAGAGAGTATTAACTGCTTATCTGCAAATGGTAAACGGATTCCCTTTTCGTGGGGCGACCAGGTAAATATCAACCCGTACGGACTTCAGGTATACAGTTTCCGGTTCGATTAA
- a CDS encoding DUF5017 domain-containing protein, with amino-acid sequence MKKIIAIVILSAALVSCTKRYELASVEDFSVTLEKATYKVGEPILFTFNGKPDNIVFWSGEPGRRYEFRERTVVEGNIIGLNFKSFAQYGPKPVDQSTLKLLVSTDFNGKYDSANVLAATWEDITSKAILSSGLDQTSSGNIDLSEFAARNKNMALAFRYKTNVVKPDGAQNRWVIRSFDLKSVNEQNEETAIATMATAGWSSFSFSGPTTKWSVTSVQLLTVTNPLALDDDWVITKQFNPNKTNPDKGETIKNISQNLYEYRRVYTRPGVYKVTLVATNANVKASASAIKEMEITITQ; translated from the coding sequence ATGAAAAAGATTATAGCCATTGTCATTCTATCTGCCGCGCTTGTATCCTGCACAAAGCGTTATGAGCTGGCATCAGTGGAAGATTTTTCTGTTACACTTGAAAAAGCCACTTATAAAGTGGGAGAGCCGATCTTGTTTACATTTAATGGTAAGCCCGATAATATAGTGTTCTGGTCGGGTGAACCAGGCCGCAGGTATGAGTTTAGAGAAAGGACCGTAGTAGAGGGTAATATTATCGGGCTGAACTTTAAAAGCTTTGCTCAATACGGACCCAAACCTGTAGATCAGAGCACTTTAAAGTTGCTGGTTTCTACCGATTTTAATGGAAAGTATGATTCAGCTAATGTACTTGCCGCCACCTGGGAGGATATTACCAGTAAAGCAATACTGTCATCCGGACTGGATCAAACCTCTTCTGGCAATATCGACCTGAGTGAGTTTGCTGCACGTAATAAAAATATGGCATTAGCCTTCCGTTATAAGACTAATGTTGTGAAGCCTGATGGCGCCCAGAACCGCTGGGTGATCCGTTCATTTGATCTGAAAAGCGTAAATGAGCAAAACGAAGAAACCGCTATTGCTACAATGGCAACAGCAGGATGGAGTTCTTTTAGCTTCAGTGGCCCTACAACCAAATGGAGTGTCACTTCCGTACAGCTGTTAACGGTTACTAATCCGCTGGCGCTGGATGATGATTGGGTGATCACCAAGCAATTTAATCCCAATAAAACCAACCCGGACAAGGGGGAGACTATCAAAAATATATCACAGAATTTGTATGAATACCGGCGTGTATATACCAGGCCGGGGGTCTACAAAGTAACACTTGTAGCAACCAACGCAAACGTTAAAGCGTCTGCGTCTGCAATCAAAGAAATGGAGATTACGATCACTCAATAA
- a CDS encoding RagB/SusD family nutrient uptake outer membrane protein: protein MKLIYCYTLVVLLVATGSCNKILDTTPQDFVHPSNYYNSEMELESALAGVYDRLGDNRMYSQGMACYLVFSDEFFMKSQTSGINANIIDASTLEINRHWESIYVGIERANMLLENIDKATSVSEQRRNEIKGQALFLRGYYYFMLADEFGSVPLKLQSSKNPYEPPLPGTPVAQVYEQIIKDMKKAEGLVRTISDYGYNTRITKTAVQGILARVYLTMAGAPLNDVSKYAEARKYADSVIQSGVHKLNPDFRQIYINHVREAFDTGEGIWEVEFKGANKNEIQEGGMIGSYNGITCGNRDTGYGYDYVHATAKLYNAYDPGDLRRDWTVAPFRFVTTGQTVVRTAWAADQLYERSNGKWRREYETLLPRDQNYTGTNWPLLRYADVLLMFAEADNEVNNGPSQQAYMAINMVRRRGYGKDVGSADPAIDAPAGLSKQDFQDLIMSERLRELAFEGLRKHDLVRWGIYPSTMQAQIREYQSNMPAALRDPAIAQAQRITERSVLFPIPNSELAVNPNIQQNPGW, encoded by the coding sequence ATGAAATTGATTTACTGTTATACTCTGGTTGTACTACTGGTGGCAACCGGTAGCTGTAATAAAATACTGGACACTACACCACAGGACTTTGTTCATCCTTCCAATTACTACAATAGCGAAATGGAGCTTGAGTCAGCGCTTGCCGGCGTGTACGACAGGCTCGGCGATAACCGTATGTACTCCCAGGGTATGGCCTGTTATCTGGTTTTCAGCGATGAGTTTTTTATGAAGAGCCAAACTTCGGGTATTAATGCCAATATCATTGATGCCTCAACATTGGAAATAAACCGGCATTGGGAATCTATCTATGTAGGTATTGAAAGAGCTAATATGCTATTGGAGAATATTGATAAGGCTACAAGTGTTAGTGAACAGAGGCGCAACGAGATCAAAGGACAAGCACTTTTTTTAAGAGGATACTATTATTTTATGCTTGCAGATGAGTTTGGTTCTGTACCTCTGAAACTTCAGTCGAGTAAAAACCCCTATGAACCACCCTTACCGGGTACGCCGGTTGCCCAAGTCTATGAGCAAATTATCAAAGACATGAAGAAGGCTGAAGGCTTGGTGCGAACCATCTCTGATTATGGGTATAATACTCGCATTACCAAAACGGCTGTTCAGGGCATACTGGCCCGGGTTTATTTGACCATGGCAGGCGCTCCCCTTAACGATGTGTCAAAATATGCAGAAGCGAGAAAATATGCAGATAGCGTCATACAATCGGGCGTACACAAGCTTAATCCGGATTTCAGGCAGATTTATATCAATCATGTTCGGGAAGCATTCGACACAGGGGAGGGCATCTGGGAAGTAGAGTTTAAAGGAGCCAACAAAAACGAAATACAGGAAGGTGGTATGATTGGCAGCTATAACGGCATCACTTGCGGTAATAGAGATACCGGTTACGGATATGATTATGTTCATGCTACTGCTAAGCTCTATAACGCATATGATCCCGGCGACTTAAGGAGAGACTGGACGGTAGCGCCCTTCAGATTTGTGACAACCGGGCAAACCGTTGTAAGAACTGCCTGGGCTGCAGACCAGTTATATGAACGCAGCAATGGTAAATGGAGAAGGGAATATGAAACGCTACTGCCCCGTGATCAGAATTATACCGGTACTAACTGGCCTTTGTTACGCTATGCTGATGTTTTGCTCATGTTCGCGGAAGCAGATAACGAAGTTAATAATGGCCCTTCGCAGCAGGCATATATGGCTATCAATATGGTGCGAAGACGGGGATACGGTAAAGATGTGGGTTCCGCTGATCCCGCGATAGACGCCCCCGCCGGACTTTCAAAGCAGGACTTCCAGGATTTAATTATGAGTGAGCGCTTAAGGGAGCTGGCTTTTGAAGGCTTACGCAAACATGATCTTGTCAGGTGGGGCATTTATCCCTCCACGATGCAGGCCCAGATAAGAGAATACCAGTCTAATATGCCTGCTGCCTTAAGAGACCCGGCTATTGCCCAGGCTCAGAGAATCACAGAACGCTCGGTCCTGTTCCCTATCCCCAACAGTGAACTGGCCGTTAACCCCAATATTCAACAAAACCCCGGCTGGTAA